From the Deinococcus hopiensis KR-140 genome, one window contains:
- a CDS encoding replication initiator protein A, which produces MGIKRGDKLPPAPLEHVTRIDEANVSRLGLISIQERIPEAFTSWTEHFSVDGRPASLTCDAIPKYGGVPHGLDGDIATAIVDLFVESGSPENGIVHTSAYQILKRAGFPDAGRYYHNLRQTLFRLRTATYIASEAWRDHKRGHWTTVTFNYLSELEFTSHKDDSGLQRSSVIKIRLADSIVRSIRAKYTKPLDHEFATSLDRPLTRALYRLLDARRYPPDNPLTPMQSFTVNLVDWAAACKIVDQRTNKIRGTLKSAHDELIDRQYLEAVTYEGRGKTQRLTYRFTGHDPVSLTPVSVSPVVEDLMRHRISQSVARRLVDEFGEEHVQLRLGKFQGLLENGYKPRNHSGVLVDVIRDTEGKYPEPSTLAIKSRHTPMPTLAQSARAEPALSLEDRVDSALKTMQFLLRDRFTSSEYALLRMGLIIGQPEAGDVTSAAAVAKASGTLDAYADELRAALQIP; this is translated from the coding sequence GTGGGTATTAAACGGGGTGATAAACTGCCGCCTGCTCCTCTCGAACATGTCACGCGGATCGACGAGGCGAATGTCAGCCGCCTTGGGCTGATCAGCATTCAAGAGCGGATTCCAGAGGCCTTTACCTCCTGGACCGAACATTTTTCAGTCGACGGTCGCCCGGCAAGTCTCACCTGCGACGCCATACCAAAATACGGAGGCGTGCCGCATGGGCTTGATGGTGACATCGCGACCGCCATCGTTGATCTTTTCGTAGAGAGCGGCAGTCCTGAAAACGGGATCGTGCACACCAGCGCCTATCAGATTTTGAAGCGCGCCGGCTTTCCTGACGCCGGACGGTATTACCACAATCTACGGCAAACACTTTTTCGCCTGCGCACGGCCACGTACATTGCTTCAGAAGCCTGGCGCGATCATAAGCGTGGTCACTGGACGACCGTGACCTTCAACTACCTCTCGGAGCTTGAATTTACGAGTCACAAGGATGACAGCGGGCTTCAGCGTTCCAGCGTCATCAAGATCCGGTTGGCCGATTCGATCGTGCGCTCGATCCGCGCGAAGTACACCAAGCCACTGGATCACGAGTTCGCGACGAGTCTGGACCGACCGCTCACGCGGGCGCTGTACCGCCTCCTGGATGCGCGCCGCTATCCCCCCGACAATCCCCTGACACCCATGCAGTCGTTTACGGTCAATCTGGTGGATTGGGCAGCGGCCTGTAAAATCGTCGATCAGCGCACCAACAAAATTCGCGGCACCCTCAAAAGCGCCCATGACGAGCTTATAGACAGGCAGTATCTGGAAGCGGTGACCTACGAAGGCCGCGGGAAGACCCAACGTTTGACGTACCGCTTCACCGGACATGATCCCGTCTCCCTTACGCCTGTCAGCGTCTCTCCTGTGGTCGAAGATTTGATGCGTCACCGCATCTCACAGTCGGTCGCGCGCCGTCTGGTGGATGAGTTTGGGGAAGAACACGTGCAGCTGCGCCTGGGGAAATTTCAGGGTCTCCTCGAAAACGGGTACAAGCCACGCAACCATTCAGGCGTCCTGGTGGACGTCATTCGGGACACCGAGGGCAAATACCCCGAACCGAGCACGCTGGCAATAAAATCACGGCATACTCCAATGCCCACGTTGGCGCAGTCCGCCAGGGCCGAGCCTGCGCTGTCTCTCGAAGACCGGGTGGACTCCGCGCTCAAAACCATGCAGTTCCTGCTCCGTGACCGCTTCACGAGTAGCGAATACGCGTTGCTGCGCATGGGACTGATCATCGGGCAGCCGGAGGCGGGTGACGTCACGAGCGCAGCGGCGGTTGCCAAAGCCTCTGGAACGCTCGACGCTTATGCCGATGAACTGCGCGCCGCGCTCCAGATCCCCTGA
- a CDS encoding LLM class flavin-dependent oxidoreductase — MSDALHVAVSLPIPNFQDTPPTTKLLEVARILDRGGIHALLLRDEYGHGLPDGNGGQLDPLALTGVLLAGTQQLGVVPEVAVVDQVPFHLARRLASLDHVSKGRVGVHLRAPRPFGSRAKLHLLELVTVLRGLWDSYDDGAPVRDQASGVYYRPEERQALDHHGMFYQVAGPLNLSRPPQGYPPIFLSLLEAAHLPVAARVADVTLLPVPEARGAGDLPRESCPPLKQPDSVARSAARWVTWPPVIIPPHPDMDTSDVLANHLEHLWLTHAAHGVQVGLTDWSPAAVTVMVQTMTRLRERRVVTPAHVGQHLRERFSLSRPARKAVA; from the coding sequence ATGTCTGACGCCCTGCATGTCGCGGTGTCCCTGCCTATCCCGAATTTCCAGGACACGCCGCCCACCACCAAACTTCTTGAGGTGGCCCGCATCCTGGACCGCGGGGGCATCCACGCGCTGCTGCTGCGTGACGAGTACGGTCATGGTCTGCCTGATGGGAACGGTGGGCAGCTCGATCCGCTGGCGCTGACGGGCGTATTGCTTGCCGGTACGCAACAGCTCGGCGTGGTGCCCGAGGTCGCTGTGGTGGATCAGGTGCCGTTTCACCTCGCCCGGCGTCTGGCTTCACTGGACCACGTTTCCAAGGGGCGAGTGGGCGTCCACCTCCGGGCCCCACGGCCTTTCGGTTCACGGGCGAAGCTGCACCTGCTGGAACTGGTGACCGTGCTGCGCGGTCTGTGGGACAGCTACGACGATGGCGCGCCGGTGCGAGACCAGGCGAGCGGTGTGTACTACCGTCCGGAAGAGCGGCAGGCACTCGACCATCACGGCATGTTTTACCAGGTGGCCGGGCCACTGAACCTGTCACGTCCGCCTCAGGGTTATCCCCCGATCTTCCTGAGCCTGCTCGAGGCTGCTCACCTCCCTGTGGCAGCACGGGTGGCGGACGTGACGCTCCTGCCAGTGCCCGAAGCACGGGGTGCCGGTGACCTTCCGCGCGAAAGCTGCCCTCCCCTCAAGCAGCCTGACAGCGTTGCACGAAGTGCAGCGCGGTGGGTCACCTGGCCGCCTGTGATCATTCCGCCGCACCCTGATATGGATACCTCAGATGTGCTGGCCAATCATTTGGAGCACCTGTGGCTCACCCATGCGGCCCACGGCGTGCAGGTGGGCCTCACGGATTGGTCACCCGCTGCCGTCACCGTGATGGTGCAGACCATGACGCGCCTGCGCGAGCGCCGTGTGGTCACACCCGCTCACGTTGGTCAGCACCTAAGAGAACGCTTCTCGCTGTCCAGACCAGCCAGGAAGGCTGTGGCATGA
- a CDS encoding ABC transporter ATP-binding protein codes for MTLTVHNLHVHIHSQPVVHDVSFEVESGTRFGLIGESGSGKSLTALSLLGLLPGEAAARGTVHLEGRPLLPLPEAELARRRGKEISMVFQDPRTSLNPVRRIGDQMTETLRIHERLSRRAARARAVELAQQVQLPEPTTIIDRYPHQLSGGQRQRVGIASAVAARPRLLIADEPTTALDATVQAEILQLFLDLVESSGTSLLFITHDLGVLAQVVTHAAVMSGGRIVERGPVQDLLNRAQHPVTRHLVSAARASQWSGGVSA; via the coding sequence ATGACTCTGACCGTCCATAACCTCCACGTGCACATCCATAGCCAGCCCGTGGTGCACGACGTCTCCTTCGAAGTTGAGTCCGGCACCCGCTTCGGGCTCATCGGGGAATCGGGCTCGGGCAAATCCCTCACGGCGCTGTCCCTGCTGGGCCTGCTGCCCGGGGAAGCGGCCGCGCGCGGGACGGTCCACCTGGAGGGCCGTCCGCTGCTGCCCCTGCCAGAGGCGGAGCTGGCTCGCCGGCGCGGCAAGGAGATCAGCATGGTGTTCCAAGACCCGCGGACATCCCTGAACCCGGTTCGCCGGATCGGTGACCAGATGACCGAGACGCTGCGTATCCACGAACGGCTCTCCCGCCGCGCGGCCAGGGCCCGCGCGGTGGAATTGGCCCAGCAGGTCCAGTTGCCGGAGCCGACCACCATCATCGACCGCTACCCGCATCAGTTGTCGGGCGGGCAACGGCAGCGGGTCGGCATCGCCAGTGCAGTGGCTGCCCGCCCGCGCCTGCTGATCGCTGATGAGCCCACCACCGCGCTCGACGCCACGGTCCAGGCCGAGATCCTCCAGCTGTTCCTCGATTTGGTCGAGAGCAGCGGCACCAGCCTGCTGTTCATCACGCATGACCTGGGCGTGTTGGCCCAGGTCGTTACGCACGCCGCCGTGATGTCGGGCGGACGCATCGTTGAGCGCGGCCCAGTGCAGGACTTGCTGAACCGGGCGCAACATCCGGTCACGCGCCATCTGGTCAGCGCGGCCCGGGCGAGTCAGTGGTCCGGGGGGGTGAGCGCATGA
- a CDS encoding Ig-like domain-containing protein, which yields MSPIPPSTVPPEVDTTPPTVAISTQVPEKPGALVLTATAADSNGITKVEFYRDGTLIATDVDAPYATSFKATQLDNGEAVFSIKAYDSSGNIGQTSTTQSINIHSLYEGVWEYDIAPGEIIGFSGTLVFDDEKTEDGRTFAVGRYGKVQGKSFVAQGLAQLGEIRERNNLEMNMAYGINYQENFVNAKNIVLKLDTSNRLYFAGDGTLDEKFVQTSNRSAFLFFRQVSKAVPKNDIIEED from the coding sequence ATGTCTCCCATTCCTCCCTCGACAGTTCCTCCTGAGGTTGACACTACGCCTCCTACAGTGGCCATCTCTACTCAAGTGCCAGAGAAGCCAGGAGCTTTGGTCTTAACAGCCACAGCGGCTGATTCAAATGGTATCACCAAGGTAGAGTTTTACCGAGATGGCACTTTGATTGCCACAGATGTCGATGCACCATACGCAACCTCGTTCAAAGCAACACAGCTTGATAATGGAGAAGCCGTATTTTCAATTAAAGCCTATGACTCTAGCGGAAATATTGGACAGACAAGTACAACGCAGAGTATCAATATTCATAGTTTGTATGAAGGAGTTTGGGAATATGATATTGCACCAGGCGAGATTATCGGCTTTAGTGGAACTCTGGTTTTTGATGATGAAAAGACGGAGGACGGACGCACCTTCGCAGTGGGACGGTACGGGAAAGTTCAAGGAAAATCATTTGTGGCTCAGGGCTTGGCTCAGCTGGGTGAAATTAGAGAACGAAATAATCTAGAAATGAATATGGCATATGGCATAAATTACCAAGAAAATTTTGTTAATGCAAAAAATATTGTTTTAAAATTAGATACTTCGAATAGATTGTACTTTGCTGGAGATGGTACTCTCGACGAGAAGTTTGTCCAAACCAGTAATAGGAGCGCCTTTTTGTTTTTTAGGCAAGTTTCGAAAGCGGTGCCCAAGAATGACATTATAGAAGAAGATTGA
- a CDS encoding LLM class flavin-dependent oxidoreductase, which yields MTPLRSSPFRLGFLTHFHGNLPVRELYPALIDLFVAAEELGFETGWVAQHHLQTLQGRLPSPLVFLAAVAARTTRIRLGTALTVLPLEDPLRLAEDAAVLEAISGGRLELGLGTGGPSVEQFPAFGVDPAQRFTRYDAHKQRFLSILRGEALPGDLRLEPAAPGLAATLWEAPSREDAVRQVAADGHGLLLGIGPARSVQLPLAKAYHAAFRGTTPRIAAVRGAFPGASREERASVLWHDVKRQLPAHREAGWVSAHAGPHELLAAMNVQYGTPEDLVGSLRADPVLPLSSDLILAVQSEQTTVKEAIRNAEIIARDVAPALGWAAPQREELVHV from the coding sequence ATGACCCCTCTGCGCTCCAGCCCTTTCCGGCTGGGCTTCCTCACCCATTTTCACGGCAACCTCCCAGTACGTGAGTTGTATCCGGCCCTGATCGACCTCTTCGTCGCCGCAGAGGAGCTCGGATTTGAGACGGGCTGGGTCGCGCAGCACCACCTGCAGACGTTGCAGGGGCGGCTCCCGTCACCACTGGTGTTCTTGGCTGCCGTGGCCGCCCGCACCACGCGCATCCGGCTGGGCACCGCCCTGACGGTGCTGCCGTTGGAAGACCCCCTACGGCTGGCCGAGGACGCGGCGGTGCTCGAGGCGATCTCCGGTGGCCGTTTGGAACTGGGTCTCGGTACCGGCGGCCCGTCCGTGGAGCAGTTCCCAGCCTTCGGGGTTGATCCCGCTCAGCGCTTCACGCGGTACGACGCGCATAAACAGAGGTTCCTGAGCATCCTGCGCGGTGAGGCGTTGCCGGGTGACCTGAGGTTGGAACCAGCCGCGCCGGGTCTTGCCGCGACGCTTTGGGAAGCGCCCAGTCGAGAGGACGCGGTGAGACAGGTGGCTGCCGACGGCCATGGCCTGCTCCTCGGGATCGGTCCAGCGCGCAGCGTGCAACTCCCGCTGGCGAAGGCCTATCACGCCGCCTTCCGGGGCACGACGCCCAGGATTGCCGCCGTGCGTGGGGCTTTTCCTGGCGCAAGCCGGGAGGAGCGGGCAAGCGTGTTGTGGCATGATGTCAAGCGGCAACTGCCCGCGCACAGGGAGGCTGGGTGGGTGAGCGCCCATGCGGGGCCTCACGAACTGCTCGCGGCCATGAACGTGCAGTACGGCACGCCGGAGGATCTGGTTGGGAGCCTGCGGGCTGACCCGGTCCTCCCGCTAAGCAGCGACCTGATTCTCGCTGTGCAGTCGGAGCAGACCACCGTGAAAGAGGCGATCCGCAACGCCGAGATCATTGCGCGTGACGTCGCCCCTGCCCTCGGCTGGGCTGCGCCGCAGCGGGAGGAACTCGTGCATGTCTGA
- a CDS encoding integrase core domain-containing protein → MSRTGNPYDNAKMESFYKTLKTEEVDLQEYVDLDDARRHIEFFIADLYNRRRLHSSLGYVPPAEFAARYTTAQM, encoded by the coding sequence ATGTCCAGGACAGGCAATCCCTATGACAACGCCAAAATGGAGAGCTTCTACAAGACCCTGAAGACTGAGGAGGTCGATCTGCAAGAATACGTCGATCTGGACGACGCTCGACGACACATCGAGTTCTTTATTGCGGACCTGTACAACCGTCGCCGACTGCACTCCAGCCTGGGGTACGTTCCACCCGCCGAGTTCGCCGCCCGCTACACTACCGCCCAGATGTGA
- a CDS encoding IS3 family transposase: MIEDARLAYPQVSVRRLCELHGVNRSWFYEQQGREEVDTDQALSQDIEAVVMEFNGYGYRRVTRELARRGRPVNHKRVLRVMRERRLLCRPKRRHRATTDSNHNEKRFPNLLRDAVPVRPNQVWQADLTYVRVRQGFVYLACVLDGFTREVVGWSMSKFMDADLPLAALNNALSARCPAPGLLHHSDQGMQYASRVYVDRLRSAGITPSMSRTGNPYDNAKMESFYKTLKTEEVDLQEYVDLDDARRHINFFIADLYNRRRLHSSLGYVPPAEFAARYTATQM; encoded by the coding sequence ATGATCGAGGATGCGCGACTCGCGTATCCCCAGGTGTCGGTACGTCGTCTGTGCGAGCTGCACGGCGTCAATCGCTCGTGGTTCTACGAACAGCAGGGCCGGGAGGAGGTGGACACCGATCAGGCGTTGTCCCAGGACATTGAGGCCGTGGTGATGGAGTTCAACGGGTACGGATATCGGCGTGTCACCCGCGAGTTGGCCCGACGGGGCCGCCCGGTCAATCACAAGCGCGTGTTGCGTGTCATGCGGGAACGACGGTTGTTGTGCCGTCCCAAGCGCCGCCACCGGGCGACGACGGATTCCAACCACAACGAGAAGCGCTTTCCCAACCTGCTGCGTGACGCCGTTCCGGTACGGCCCAATCAGGTCTGGCAGGCAGACCTGACCTACGTGCGAGTCCGGCAAGGCTTTGTGTACCTGGCCTGCGTGCTGGACGGTTTTACCCGTGAGGTCGTGGGCTGGTCCATGTCAAAGTTCATGGACGCGGATTTGCCGTTGGCAGCGCTCAACAACGCGCTTTCGGCGCGTTGTCCTGCTCCCGGTCTGCTGCACCACTCGGACCAGGGCATGCAATACGCGAGCCGAGTGTACGTGGACCGCTTGCGGTCCGCAGGAATCACGCCAAGCATGTCCAGGACAGGCAATCCCTATGACAACGCCAAAATGGAGAGTTTCTACAAGACCCTGAAGACCGAGGAGGTCGATCTGCAAGAGTACGTCGATCTGGACGATGCCCGGCGACACATCAATTTCTTTATTGCGGACCTGTACAATCGCCGCCGACTGCACTCCAGCCTGGGATACGTCCCACCTGCCGAGTTCGCTGCCCGCTACACTGCTACCCAGATGTGA
- a CDS encoding transposase — protein sequence MPGRTHSREFKLDIVNQINGAHKTTAQLCREHALSPSLIHRWRKEVEARGEAAFTDQAKPDQSLEQRIAELERFCGQLSLENTILKKSLATYRSKNGIK from the coding sequence ATGCCCGGACGCACCCACAGCCGTGAATTCAAGCTTGACATCGTGAACCAGATCAATGGGGCTCACAAGACGACCGCCCAGCTCTGCCGAGAACATGCCCTGTCGCCCAGCTTGATTCACCGTTGGCGGAAAGAGGTCGAGGCGCGAGGTGAAGCAGCGTTCACCGACCAGGCCAAACCCGACCAGTCGTTGGAACAACGAATCGCCGAGTTGGAACGATTTTGCGGACAGTTGTCGCTGGAGAACACGATTCTAAAAAAGTCGTTGGCGACGTACCGCTCGAAAAACGGCATCAAATGA
- a CDS encoding LLM class flavin-dependent oxidoreductase — protein sequence MTRQLRLNAFLKPAGEYLAGWRHPDSPPDAGVNFPYVSRLVQALEAAKFDAVFIPDLAGLPDTHPTVLERVAVVNDTFEPVSLLAALVPLTTHIGLFGTVSTSYSDPLEVARIFATLQALSGGRAGWNAVTSLNHGEAVNFGGSALADHASRYARAEEFADVVLGLWGQGGQPFFEHGGQHFTISPTRPFTSPPLSRPIIAQAGASEAGKQFAARVAEVIFTNIREYDGVKAYRADLRKRAETFGRHPDNVIICPNLETVIAPTRDEAQEKFGRLKALLHPRVALGDVEYWLGGVSLADLPLDAPLPPLPVTEKSVSTQQRWYQQAQEQRLTIRDLVHRIANGNHTLIGTPQDVADHIEHWFTTGAADGFNVAFPYLPTTLTDFTRWVVPELQRRNLFRKDYGAAHAVQARA from the coding sequence ATGACCCGCCAGCTGCGTCTGAACGCATTCCTGAAGCCGGCTGGCGAGTACCTGGCCGGCTGGCGTCATCCGGATTCACCTCCCGACGCAGGCGTGAACTTTCCCTACGTGTCGAGGTTGGTGCAGGCACTGGAAGCTGCGAAATTCGATGCGGTGTTCATCCCCGATCTGGCGGGTCTTCCCGATACGCATCCAACCGTGCTGGAGCGCGTGGCGGTGGTCAATGACACGTTCGAGCCGGTGAGTCTCCTCGCGGCCCTGGTTCCCCTGACCACTCACATTGGTCTGTTTGGAACGGTTTCGACCTCGTACAGCGATCCGCTGGAGGTTGCCCGCATCTTCGCCACGCTGCAGGCGCTCTCTGGAGGTCGCGCTGGCTGGAATGCCGTGACCTCGCTCAACCATGGCGAGGCCGTCAACTTCGGGGGGAGCGCCTTGGCCGACCATGCCAGCCGTTACGCTCGGGCTGAAGAATTCGCGGATGTGGTGCTGGGCCTCTGGGGACAGGGCGGTCAGCCTTTCTTCGAACACGGTGGCCAGCACTTCACCATTTCGCCCACCCGGCCGTTCACCTCTCCCCCGCTGAGCCGGCCCATTATCGCCCAGGCGGGCGCTTCCGAAGCGGGTAAGCAGTTTGCTGCTCGCGTGGCCGAAGTCATTTTCACCAACATTCGGGAGTATGACGGCGTAAAAGCCTACCGCGCCGACCTGCGCAAACGCGCCGAGACTTTCGGGCGACACCCAGATAATGTCATCATCTGCCCGAATCTTGAGACTGTGATCGCACCGACCCGCGACGAGGCTCAGGAAAAATTCGGACGGCTCAAGGCCCTTCTTCATCCCCGGGTGGCGCTGGGTGACGTGGAGTACTGGTTGGGCGGCGTGTCCCTGGCGGACCTGCCCCTTGACGCGCCACTGCCCCCCTTGCCGGTCACCGAAAAAAGCGTGAGTACGCAGCAGCGCTGGTATCAACAGGCCCAGGAGCAGCGCCTGACCATCCGTGACCTCGTCCACCGGATTGCCAACGGCAACCACACGTTGATCGGTACTCCCCAGGACGTTGCCGATCACATCGAGCACTGGTTTACGACAGGCGCCGCTGACGGGTTCAACGTCGCCTTTCCCTACCTCCCTACCACCCTGACCGACTTTACCCGCTGGGTCGTCCCCGAGTTGCAGCGGCGCAACTTGTTTCGTAAGGACTATGGCGCGGCGCACGCTGTGCAGGCCCGGGCATGA
- a CDS encoding RCC1 domain-containing protein: protein MVAIAAGEYHSLALKADGTVVAWGRNAWGQTSVPADLGSVVAIAGGLEHSLALKADGTVVAWGKNDFGQTSVPADLGSVVAIAAGSLQSVALKADGTVVAWGRNDAGQASVPVGLSGGVAITSGFLHSLALKADGTVVTWGKNGTGQTSVPASIVPAGLSSVVAIAACDAHSLALKSDGTVVAGEENSAGETNVPTGVTGMVP, encoded by the coding sequence GTGGTGGCCATCGCGGCAGGTGAATATCACAGCCTCGCTTTAAAAGCGGACGGCACAGTCGTCGCCTGGGGGAGGAACGCCTGGGGTCAGACGAGTGTTCCGGCTGACCTGGGCAGTGTGGTGGCCATCGCAGGTGGTCTTGAGCACAGCCTCGCTTTAAAAGCGGATGGCACAGTCGTCGCCTGGGGAAAGAACGACTTTGGTCAGACGAGTGTCCCGGCTGACCTGGGCAGTGTAGTGGCCATCGCGGCAGGTTCGTTGCAGAGCGTTGCTTTAAAAGCGGATGGGACGGTCGTCGCCTGGGGGAGGAACGATGCTGGTCAGGCGAGTGTCCCGGTTGGTCTCAGCGGTGGAGTGGCGATCACGTCCGGTTTCCTCCACAGCCTTGCCTTAAAAGCGGATGGCACAGTCGTCACCTGGGGAAAGAACGGCACTGGTCAGACGAGTGTTCCGGCTTCGATTGTCCCGGCTGGCCTGAGCAGTGTGGTGGCCATCGCAGCCTGTGACGCCCACAGCCTCGCTTTAAAATCGGACGGGACGGTCGTCGCCGGGGAGGAGAACTCCGCTGGTGAGACGAATGTCCCGACTGGCGTCACCGGCATGGTGCCGTGA
- a CDS encoding endonuclease NucS domain-containing protein, which produces MLAGSEADLQEALARNPDLIEPGLRILNRELLVDSGGIDLYAQDQQGQFGALQRRPQRDGNLGWSSYTF; this is translated from the coding sequence GTGCTCGCGGGATCAGAGGCAGACCTGCAGGAAGCGCTGGCAAGAAATCCTGACCTCATCGAGCCCGGCTTACGTATCCTGAACCGCGAACTGCTCGTGGACTCGGGCGGTATTGATTTGTACGCGCAGGACCAGCAGGGCCAGTTCGGCGCCTTACAACGCCGTCCCCAGCGGGACGGAAATCTCGGGTGGTCGTCGTACACCTTCTGA
- a CDS encoding IS3 family transposase yields the protein MRGARPKEVSVRRLCELHGVNRSWFYEQQGREEMDADQALSQDIEAVVVEFDGYGYRRVTRELARRGRPVNHKRVLRVMRERRLLCRPKRRYRATTDSNHNEKRFPNLLREVVPVRPDQVWQADLTYVRVRQGFVYLACVLDGFTREVVGWSMSKFLDADLPLAALNNALAARCPAPRSAAPFGPGRAIRQSGVRGPLAVRRNHAKYVQDRQSL from the coding sequence ATGCGCGGAGCGCGCCCAAAAGAGGTGTCGGTGCGTCGTCTGTGTGAGCTGCACGGGGTTAATCGCTCGTGGTTCTACGAACAGCAGGGCCGGGAGGAGATGGACGCCGATCAGGCGTTGTCCCAGGACATTGAGGCCGTAGTGGTGGAGTTCGACGGATACGGATATCGGCGTGTCACCCGCGAGTTGGCCCGACGAGGCCGCCCAGTGAACCACAAGCGCGTGTTGAGAGTCATGCGGGAACGCCGGTTGCTCTGCCGCCCGAAGCGCCGCTATCGGGCGACAACCGATTCCAACCACAACGAGAAGCGCTTCCCAAATCTGCTACGCGAAGTCGTCCCAGTACGGCCAGATCAGGTCTGGCAAGCCGATCTGACCTACGTGCGAGTCCGCCAAGGCTTTGTGTACCTGGCCTGCGTGCTGGACGGTTTTACCCGTGAGGTGGTGGGCTGGTCCATGTCAAAGTTTCTGGACGCAGATTTACCGCTGGCAGCGCTCAACAACGCGCTTGCAGCGCGTTGTCCTGCCCCCCGGTCTGCTGCACCATTCGGACCAGGGCGTGCAATACGCCAGTCGGGTGTACGTGGACCGCTTGCGGTCCGCAGGAATCACGCCAAGTATGTCCAGGACAGGCAATCCCTATGA
- a CDS encoding ATP-binding cassette domain-containing protein yields MTALLSARGLSREYPVSDGRRFFWSPPAVKRVVDNVDLDIQSAESVALIGESGSGKSTLVRMLLALEPWTAGQVSFDGRDVIPGPARTLHWLRRETGIVFQDPYASLDPRFTVQRIVREPLQALNVPEIPGHTHLDRVVNMLRQVGLDEHALHRYPHEFSGGQRQRIALARSLVHQPRLLIGDEPLSALDVTVRAQILELLRSLRLSLGFSLLIVSHDIGVVSHLCDRVLVFHNGRVVEHGQTATVFARPTHPYTQQLLGSVPRIPAFSFQGASL; encoded by the coding sequence ATGACCGCGCTGCTGAGCGCCCGTGGCCTGAGCCGTGAATACCCGGTCAGCGACGGTCGGCGGTTCTTCTGGAGCCCACCCGCCGTAAAGCGCGTGGTGGACAACGTCGATCTGGACATCCAGTCCGCCGAGAGCGTGGCGTTGATCGGAGAATCCGGTTCCGGGAAGTCCACGCTGGTCCGGATGCTGTTGGCCCTGGAACCGTGGACGGCCGGCCAGGTGAGCTTTGACGGCCGGGACGTGATTCCCGGCCCGGCCCGCACCCTGCACTGGCTACGGCGTGAAACCGGCATTGTGTTTCAGGACCCCTATGCCTCGCTCGACCCCCGCTTCACGGTGCAGCGCATTGTCCGGGAGCCGCTTCAAGCGCTCAACGTCCCGGAGATTCCAGGTCATACCCACCTCGACCGGGTGGTGAACATGCTGCGGCAGGTGGGGCTGGATGAGCACGCGCTGCACCGCTACCCTCACGAGTTCAGCGGCGGGCAGCGGCAGCGCATCGCGTTGGCCCGCAGCCTGGTTCATCAGCCCCGGCTCCTGATCGGCGATGAGCCCCTCAGCGCCCTGGATGTAACGGTGCGCGCGCAGATTCTGGAGTTGCTGCGCTCCCTGCGCCTCTCCCTGGGCTTTAGCCTGCTCATCGTCTCACACGACATCGGTGTGGTCTCGCACTTGTGCGACCGCGTGCTGGTGTTCCACAACGGTCGGGTTGTGGAACACGGGCAAACCGCCACTGTTTTCGCTCGACCCACCCATCCGTACACCCAGCAGCTGCTGGGCTCAGTGCCGCGCATTCCCGCGTTCTCGTTCCAAGGAGCGTCGCTATGA